A window of Chryseobacterium aquaeductus genomic DNA:
TTTTCTTGAATTCCAATTCCAAATTTACTAAATTTGAGACTATGAATGACAAACTAAAAAGAAAACAACTCAACAAATACAAGGCTTTTGCGACAGGACTTTTTGTTTTGATGGCGGTTATTTTTGTTGTGACAACCATTCTTCAGAAAACGAACGAATCTCATTGGGTTGGCTATGTAAGAGCTTTTTCCGAAGCTGCAATGGTGGGAGCTTTGGCAGATTGGTTTGCTGTGACCGCCTTGTTTCGTCATCCTTTAGGAATCCCAATTCCACACACGAATCTTATTGAAAACAGTAAAGAAAAACTGGGTGATAATCTTGGAAGTTTTGTGGTTTCAAATTTTCTTTCGCCTAAGACGATACGTCCATATATTCAGAAGATAAAAATCTCAAATTTTGTTGGCGAATGGCTTTCAAAAGAAAGAAATCAGGAAGTTTTAATTAAAAATCTGTCAGATATTGTTTTGGATATTTTAAATAAATTGGATGATTCTGAAGTGAGCCAATTTATAAGCAAGAAGGTTAGCGAAATGACGGATGATATTCAACTGAATAAAATTCTTGGAAACGGAATCATTTATCTTTTAGACAAAAATGACCATCAGAAAATAGTTACCAACCTTTCGAAACAGATCAAAGAATATCTTATCGAAAATGATTCTATGATTCAGGAAAGGGTAAAAAAAGGAAGTTATTCTTTTATTCCTTCATTTGTAGATAATAAAATTGCGGAGAAAATTGCAAGTGGACTTTCAGATTTCTTCCGTGAAGTCGAGGAAGATACCAATCACGAAATCAGAGGTTTAATCACAAAAAAGATTTACGATTTTTCTAATGATTTAAAGGAAGATCCGAAGTGGAATGATGAATTTAAGTCTATTAAAAATGACTTTCTAAAAACCGATAAGCTAGATGAATATTCAAATGATATCTGGGTTTCTATTAAAAAAACGTTAGGTACAGAACTTCAGGAAGAACAATCGTCTTTGAAAAAATATCTTTCAAAAAATCTGAATGAGTTTTCTCAAAATTTAAAAACCGACGAAAAACTACAGAATAAAATTGATAATTGGGTAAGAGTTACTGCTTACAAATACATTCTTAAAAACACCCATCAAGCCGGAAACCTCATCAGTTCAACCGTCGGAAACTGGCAAGGGAAAGAATTGAGCGAAAAGCTTGAATTAGAGGTTGGTAAAGACTTACAATTCATCCGTGTGAACGGAACCTTGGTTGGTGGATTGGTTGGATTGATTATTTATACGATTTCGCATTTTTTTCTTTAAGCGAAGTTAAAAACAAAAAAAAGCAAAGCCTCAATGACTTTGCTTTCAATATATTTTAAATTAAATTTTACCTTGAAATTCTACTCGCTCTTGTCAAAAGTTCCTGATTAATATCATTGATCAATTGTGGACCTTCATAAATAAAACCGGTATACAATTGAACCAAACTTGCTCCCGCATCTAGTTTTTCGATGGCATCTTTTGCAGAATGAATTCCGCCAACTCCGATGATCGGAAAAGCTCTGTTGCTTTTATCAGAAAGATATTTGATCATTTTTGTACTTCGCTCACGAATCGGTTTTCCGCTCAAACCACCGTTCCCAATTTCGGCTAAAACTTCATGAGATGTTTTCAGACCTTCTCGGTTGGCTGACGTATTTGAAACGACAATGCCGTCGATTTTTGTATCCGCAATTAACTCAATAATTTCATCAAGCTGCTGATTGTTCAAATCGGGTGCTATTTTCAGTAAAATTGGTTTTTGAGTTGGCTTTGTTTGATTGATTTTCTTTACTTCAGTAATCAATTCTCTCAGATATTCTACATCTTCCAGTTTTGCGTGGCTACCAACGTTTGGACAGCTTACATTCAAAACAAAATAATCTACATGAGGATGCAGACCTTCAAAACAGTCAAGATAATCCTGTGTGTAATTTTCTGGCGTTGTATTGGTGTTTTTTCCGATGTTTCCACCGATGATGATTTTCCCTTTGTTGCCTTTTAGTTTTTCAATCGTCGCTTCGAGTCCGTCATTATTGAAACCCATTCTGTTGATAATTCCGCCATCTTCGATTAAGCGGAACAATCTTTTTTTAGGATTTCCCGCCTGTGCTTTTGGAGTTACCGTTCCGATTTCTACAAATCCGAATCCTAAGTCACCTAATTCATTAAATAATACTGCATTTTTGTCAAAACCAGCTGCTAAACCAACCGGATTTTTAAATTTCAATCCGAAAACTTCTCTTTCAAGACGTTTATCTACAATTGGTTTTGGTAAAAATAATTTGGTAAGAAATCCAAAATTTTTAAGCATCGAAAAAGTAAAGTGATGAACTTCTTCAGGATCAAATTTGAAAAGAATTGGACGGATAAGCGATTTGTACATTGAAAAAAAGTTTTACAAAAATAATCATTTTTAAATTAATGAATTCTTGATGTGTGATAATTTATGTAAATGAAGAAGATTGTTGCAATTAATCTTTGAAGCACAATTTCACGAATGTTTTTTAACGAATAGACAGAATTTGTCATTGACTTCGTCAAATCTTCGATTTCCGGAGGAATCTAAATTCGAATCTCTCAATACTACTTCTATACAATGCTTAGATCTTTTCAGAATGACAAAGATTGCGCAGATAAAGTTGGTTAACTGTATAAACTCAAATCAAAATTTAAAATATCCCCTATTCTTTTAAACTCTTCATCTATAGTAGCGTTTACCATAATTCTTTCGTTGGAAATCGGATGATTAAAAACCAATTGATGGGCGTGAAGCGTCATTTTGTTGATACCAAATGTTTGAAGCCATAACTTGTTTTGTTTATTGCAACCATGTTTGCGACAGCCCAAAATCGGATGCAAAATATGTTTAAAATGTTTTCTCAGCTGATGAAATCTTCCCGTTTCAGGAATCGCTTCTACCAAACAATATCTCGAAGTCTGATGTTTTAAAAAAGGTAGATCTATTTCCGAAGTCTGGAGACGATGATAATAAGTGATTGCATTCTGTTTTATTTCGTCTTCATTTACTAAATCATAATCAATTGTTTCTTCGTCTTTCGTCCAGCCACGAAGAATCGCAATGTATTTCTTTTCAACTTCTCGTGATGCAAACTGAGCGCTGATGATTTTCAAAGTTTCTTTATCTAAAGTAAACAGCAAAACGCCGGAAGTCTTTCTATCTAAACGATGTACAGGATAAACTTTTTGCCCAATCTGATTTCTCAATTCCTGGATTGCGTATGTATCTGCTTCTCCGGAATAAAAAGATTTATGAACCAATAATCCACTTGGTTTATTGATGGCAATCAGATGTTCGTCACGATAAAGAATTTCTAACATCTGGCAAAAGTAGAGGTTTTCTTACATATTTTCTCAAACTCAAATATGTTTAAATATTATTCGGCTTGATGTTTATAAATACTTTGTTATTCTCAATTAACAAGATAAATATTTTTTATATTTTCGTCATCAAAATTAAAACATGAGAAAATATATATTTGTATTGAGTTTTAGTATGATATCACTTTTACTTTCTGCTCAAAATTCCGATACTTTAAGAATCGGAAAAACCAACCGCGAATTTTACATAAAGGGTGACCAGACTTTTAAAGCTTCCGATTATAAAAAAGTTTTCACCAACGCCGAAGCATTAAATTATATGCAAAAATCTCGCACAAACAGTACTTTTTCTCAGATTTTTGGAGGAATTGGCGGTGGATTGATGGGTTTTGGAATGGCAAGAGCTTTAAGTGGTGGCGATAAAGAAGTTTATATAAATGGCGCTCTTGTCAAAGAGAGACAAAAAGGAAATTGGGGGTTGGTAGGAATTGGTTTAGGAGTTGTAGGCATCGGAATACCTTTCGCCATAAGCAGTGGGAAAAATTTAAAAAAAGCTGTTAAAACTCAGAATCAGGCTGATTCGGGAGAATCAGCAAAAACCACTTCTTACAGATTAGACATCGGTGGAAATGGAGTTGGATTAAGTTATAATTTCTAAAAAATATATCGAAAAGCAGTTTTTTAACTGCTTTTTTTATTGAATTTCACGATTTTGGAATCCATTTTCATATTTTTGCAGTTCAGACGTAAAAAAATTATGGCAAAGCAAGAAGATGTTTTCAAGAAAGTGATTTCTCACGCTAAAGAATATGGTTTTATTTTCCCTTCTAGTGAGATCTATGACGGTTTATCCGCTGTTTATGATTATGGACAGAATGGTGCAGAACTGAAAAATAATATTAAACA
This region includes:
- a CDS encoding DUF445 domain-containing protein, with amino-acid sequence MNDKLKRKQLNKYKAFATGLFVLMAVIFVVTTILQKTNESHWVGYVRAFSEAAMVGALADWFAVTALFRHPLGIPIPHTNLIENSKEKLGDNLGSFVVSNFLSPKTIRPYIQKIKISNFVGEWLSKERNQEVLIKNLSDIVLDILNKLDDSEVSQFISKKVSEMTDDIQLNKILGNGIIYLLDKNDHQKIVTNLSKQIKEYLIENDSMIQERVKKGSYSFIPSFVDNKIAEKIASGLSDFFREVEEDTNHEIRGLITKKIYDFSNDLKEDPKWNDEFKSIKNDFLKTDKLDEYSNDIWVSIKKTLGTELQEEQSSLKKYLSKNLNEFSQNLKTDEKLQNKIDNWVRVTAYKYILKNTHQAGNLISSTVGNWQGKELSEKLELEVGKDLQFIRVNGTLVGGLVGLIIYTISHFFL
- a CDS encoding quinone-dependent dihydroorotate dehydrogenase, whose translation is MYKSLIRPILFKFDPEEVHHFTFSMLKNFGFLTKLFLPKPIVDKRLEREVFGLKFKNPVGLAAGFDKNAVLFNELGDLGFGFVEIGTVTPKAQAGNPKKRLFRLIEDGGIINRMGFNNDGLEATIEKLKGNKGKIIIGGNIGKNTNTTPENYTQDYLDCFEGLHPHVDYFVLNVSCPNVGSHAKLEDVEYLRELITEVKKINQTKPTQKPILLKIAPDLNNQQLDEIIELIADTKIDGIVVSNTSANREGLKTSHEVLAEIGNGGLSGKPIRERSTKMIKYLSDKSNRAFPIIGVGGIHSAKDAIEKLDAGASLVQLYTGFIYEGPQLINDINQELLTRASRISR
- a CDS encoding pseudouridine synthase produces the protein MLEILYRDEHLIAINKPSGLLVHKSFYSGEADTYAIQELRNQIGQKVYPVHRLDRKTSGVLLFTLDKETLKIISAQFASREVEKKYIAILRGWTKDEETIDYDLVNEDEIKQNAITYYHRLQTSEIDLPFLKHQTSRYCLVEAIPETGRFHQLRKHFKHILHPILGCRKHGCNKQNKLWLQTFGINKMTLHAHQLVFNHPISNERIMVNATIDEEFKRIGDILNFDLSLYS